One Terriglobia bacterium DNA window includes the following coding sequences:
- a CDS encoding GntR family transcriptional regulator, with amino-acid sequence MGNSAAPASLAAEAYEFVKQRILQGELPLGQVISRRKIAAELGMSFLPVSEALLRLEFEGLLESRPRAGTRVRIPSRDDVRGHYIVREALEVQASMLFAAAATAEDRSELQKFAARVDAMSVSEQSLYLPAHEKLHRRIAEGARCIALSLAIEKTHALASTWFCIVRQPSDELMPRRHQALVEVLVAGTPLEAAEAMRQHVTQGMENTLNRLKPYFRIRKAYGKTFFRSEKRQKRQLIDPSALN; translated from the coding sequence ATGGGAAATTCTGCAGCGCCCGCAAGCCTTGCAGCGGAAGCCTACGAGTTCGTCAAACAGCGGATCCTCCAGGGCGAGCTCCCGTTGGGGCAGGTTATTTCACGCCGGAAAATCGCAGCCGAACTGGGGATGAGTTTTCTGCCCGTCTCGGAAGCCCTTCTCCGGCTGGAGTTCGAAGGTCTTCTCGAAAGCCGGCCACGGGCCGGAACGCGTGTGCGTATACCTTCGCGCGACGACGTACGCGGACACTATATCGTTCGCGAAGCGCTCGAAGTGCAGGCATCCATGCTGTTCGCCGCGGCAGCCACCGCGGAAGACCGCAGCGAGCTGCAGAAGTTTGCAGCTCGTGTCGATGCCATGTCCGTATCGGAACAATCGCTGTACCTTCCGGCGCACGAGAAATTGCATCGGCGCATCGCTGAAGGCGCCCGCTGCATCGCTCTGAGCCTTGCCATCGAGAAAACCCACGCTCTGGCGTCCACCTGGTTTTGCATCGTCCGGCAACCCTCCGATGAATTGATGCCGCGCCGCCACCAGGCGCTGGTCGAAGTGCTGGTTGCCGGCACGCCGCTCGAAGCTGCGGAAGCCATGAGACAGCATGTGACGCAGGGTATGGAAAACACGCTGAATCGGCTGAAACCTTATTTCCGCATCCGGAAGGCGTATGGCAAGACGTTTTTCAGGAGCGAGAAAAGGCAAAAACGACAGCTTATCGATCCATCTGCTTTGAATTAA
- a CDS encoding class I SAM-dependent methyltransferase, with product MSEQVPEVFAAFECAVCHATDPAWTSSNHSDYLFGSPGRLICRGCSTVFPVRNGYLDLHPGDPEPVPPIQLLMQSAPIVALYEGIWRPIGYFIASKHSFPKDVDRIASLIQRRHGLILDLACGPGNFTRRIARLAPKSTVVGFDLSPQMLERAVRLTKKEGLTNVYYMRGSALSLPFKAEAFDAVTCCGALQLFRDQDQAVGEIARVLKVQGDFVCQTTLGPRKPPFFIRMADRTLKFGYFYLDDLKDRLYRFNFDLKAEEKSYINYIFRAAKSG from the coding sequence ATGTCAGAGCAAGTTCCCGAGGTTTTTGCTGCGTTTGAATGCGCTGTCTGTCACGCAACTGATCCTGCCTGGACTTCATCAAATCATTCCGACTATCTGTTCGGCAGTCCCGGCCGGCTGATCTGCCGGGGCTGCAGCACAGTCTTTCCGGTTCGCAACGGTTACCTGGACCTCCATCCCGGTGATCCGGAGCCGGTTCCGCCGATTCAGCTGCTGATGCAATCCGCGCCGATCGTCGCGTTATACGAGGGAATCTGGCGGCCGATCGGTTACTTCATCGCCAGCAAGCACTCCTTTCCTAAAGACGTCGATCGGATTGCTTCTCTTATTCAACGCCGCCATGGTTTGATCCTCGATCTGGCGTGCGGCCCCGGAAACTTTACGCGGCGCATCGCGCGGCTCGCTCCGAAGTCAACTGTGGTGGGTTTCGATCTCTCGCCGCAAATGCTGGAACGCGCGGTCCGGCTGACAAAGAAAGAGGGCCTCACCAACGTGTACTACATGAGAGGAAGCGCCCTCTCGCTGCCGTTCAAAGCGGAAGCTTTCGACGCCGTAACATGCTGCGGCGCCCTTCAATTGTTCAGAGACCAGGATCAGGCCGTCGGGGAGATCGCGCGGGTGTTGAAGGTACAGGGTGATTTCGTTTGCCAGACGACGCTGGGTCCACGCAAACCACCGTTTTTTATCCGCATGGCGGATCGAACGCTCAAATTCGGTTATTTCTATCTGGACGACTTGAAGGATCGGCTCTATCGTTTCAACTTCGATCTCAAGGCCGAAGAAAAGTCCTATATCAACTATATCTTCAGAGCGGCGAAGTCCGGCTAG